The Streptomyces venezuelae genomic interval CGCCGACCGGGACTGCACGGAGTGCTGGAAGGAGGCCCGCAACGCTGACACCCATTCCAGGGAGCAGTGGCTCGCCGCCAAGCGCGCCGAGGAGCAGCAGACCGCCGCCGAGTGGGCCCAGAGGTTCGACATGCCGCCTCTGGAAGGGCCCGAGCGAGCCCTGGACTGGGGCGAGCGCTCCCGCCACCGGCTGATGACGGCCGCCCACGCCGCGCTCGTCGTCGAGGGCACGTGGGGCGAGACCGGCTGGACGGAACTGGAGGAGAAGGCGCGCACGATCACCAGGGCCGGATGGTGGATAGACCAGCGCGACACGGAGGGCGCTGACCTGCTCGAACTCCTCGACGCCGCGGCCGACGACGACCAAGGAACAGAGAACCCGTTCCGATGACGGCGGCGAAACATAGGCGGCGATCGCCGGTTGGCCAAACCGGCGATCCTCCGGACCCTTGTTCCTCACACCGCCACCCGTACCGTTGAGAGGGACCTCGCGTGACCGATCCCAGCCCGCCCCCGCGCACCCCGGTACTCGCGCCGACTCCCGACCCGATCACCCCGGACCGAGACGTCACGCACCGGCACTTCCAGGCCGGCGAGCAGGTCGTCGTTCTCAAGGGCGTGGCTGACGGGGATCTCTGGGGGGACGCCATGCACATCGTCGCCCCGTCCTGGCACACTCCGACCGACGAGGACGGATGGCGGCTGCGCGATGCGACCGGCGGCCAGCAGTCGTACATCACCGCCCACCCCCGGTATATGGTCCACCTCTCGCGCCGATGCCCGGACTGTCTGATCTACCTGCGCGCCCTGGAGGACCACCTCCTGCCGAGGCACCCCTCCGCCGCCCTGATCGACTGCGGCTGGTACACGACCACAGAGCTGAACCAGCTCGTCCACATAGACGACGCCCGGGACGGCCAGTGATCCCCCGCCTCAACGAGCGCGGCCGGTTCGCCGCCGAACACCTCTCTGCAGCGCTCGGCAGTCCCGTCTCCGAACGCGAGGGTTTGACCGAGCACACCGTGGTCGCCCACTGGCCGGGGCTCGATCTCTACACACTCGACGACGAGCACAAGATCTGGACGTCAGCCGACCGGGCGGAGCATCTGGACGACCCCACGCTCGAAGTGCCCTTCGCCGCCAGCCCGCAAGGCGACCGTCGCTCGATCCTCCACGCCGATGTGCGCCTGCACCCCCACGACCGCGAACTCACCGGCCCCGAGCGGGCCGAAGTCGCCCACCGGCTCGCCAGGGCCGCCGGACTCCAGATACCGGGCAGTGATCACGAATGCCGACCCGGCCACGCAGCTCGCGGGGCTGCTGGGTGAGCTGCCCGACGAGGTGGCCGGGCCGCTTGCCACAGTCCGCGGTCTCGTCGAGTACGCCGCCCGCCGCCTCGGCTCGCTCCCACAGGCTCACGCCCCGGATGCCGGCCGCGCCCTGGAGCTGGTCGCCATCCGTCTGTACGACGTCCAGACGGACCTCGGTCTCATCGCCACCCGGCTTGTATCGGTCACGGCAGCACGGGCCCGCCACACATCTGCCTGCCGCCTCGTAGACCGCCGCTACGCACCTCGCCCCTTGAACCAACCGATGAGAAAGCTCTGTTGGCTGTCGCCGACCGCGTCCTGACCCTTCGCCGAGACGCCCACTCCGGCGAAGTCCTCGCCCGCGGAGGCGCCCCCGAAGCACACAGCATCCTCCAACGCACCGGATTTGTGCCCATCGTCCGGCTTCACGAGCACTACCACCGTTTGCCCACCGGCCTCGTCGCCGGCGTCGACCAGGTCCCGCAACGACCTGGCCGACCGGCACGAGCCCCACCCCACCCGGCAGGAGTGCACCGCCGCCGGCTGCGCAGAAGAAACCGAAGCCTCCGCGGTCTGCGCCTGCCCACCTCAGCCCTGGATCGCCACCGCCCCCCGTCCCGTCACCGCTGCCCCTGCCATCGCCGGCAGCAGGCGGTGACTTCCACCGCTCTCTTGAGGTGACCATGCACGACCCCGACGACTCCCTCGCCTCGTTCGCCTCTGTCCTGGCCGGCGAACTGCCTGGGAAGTGGACCAGCGATTACCACCCCGACCACGGAGGCGACGCCTACTACCACGACCTCACGGTCGACGTGTGGGACATGGACCAGGTCGCCGAAACGACGGCCACGTACGCCGTCGACCACTGTGCCGTCCTGACCCGCGACGACGGCACCCGGCTGTTCGTCATGGACCGCAAGGGCCACGACGACGGCTTCCTCATCGCGGCCATGGCCCCCGATGCCCTCCCCGTCGCCGCGTACCAAGGTGTCCGCGAACCCGACGGCATCGCCGTGCCCGACGATCCCTTCCGCGCAGCCGAGGACGTCATCCTCAGTCTGCTGCCTCGTTACGACAAGGCCCTCGCCCAGGTGCGGCACAACGCCTCCCGCCTCACTTCCTCCCCGCCCCACGGTACGAACGTGGTGATGACCTGGTCCGGCGACGCCCTCGTCGTCACCCCGCCCGAGCGGCCCGACATCGCCGACGTCCTCGCCGACCACGGCTTCGTCCGTGACGCGGACAAGGAGTTGCTCGTGCTCGGCGGCGATGACTCCTCCCGACAGGCGGCGTCCGTACGAGCCGCCGGTAGCCGACTGGCCGAGCTCGGCATCGGTGTCGTCCTGCGGCAGTCGGCCCGATCCACCCTGGGCACTACGGCCCCCCGACCCGCCGCCCCACAGACGTCGGCCCCTCAGCGCAGCCGGTGACGCGTCCCGTCTCGTCCAGGCCACGTCGTCCCCTTCTTGGAGTCCCCGTCAACCTCGCAGCACGTACCCCTCCGCCCCTCAAGGCGACCCGCAGGCCCCGCCTCGCCGCCATTCTGATCCGCCGCTACCTGCACGCCTGCGTACTCGGCGGCCCCGAGCGGCCCACTCCCCTGGCCGGCGGGCGTCCGGAGGCCGCCCTCGACGAGTCCCGCCGCCTCGCGCAGGCCGGCTGACCACTCCGCACCGCCCCTGGAGACCCATGCACGACCCGACGCCCTACCCGATCCGCCTGGCCGACAGCATCGCCGACCAGCTCGGACAGCTCAACGAGCACCTCGCCCAAGCCTCACCCCAGCAGGCCGCCCGGATCCTCGGCCAGGCCCTCGACTTCGACGACGGGATCCTGGGACGGATCACCGGTCTGATGAGCACCGGGTCGCGGTTCGCCAAGGCGCACTCCGAGCAGGGCACCCTGCCGCCCGAGGTGTGGCTCGCCGTAGGCCGCGCCGCGAACGAGCTGGACGCCGTCGGCCGTGACCTGGACGAGCACGCCGGCACTCTCCGCGCCCTCGCCGAGGCCCCGGCGACCACCCGGACCGCGTCGCCGGCACCGGTGGCCTCCGCTCTGGTCGTGCGGCGGCGCCGGTGAGCAAGAAGCAGCATCCCGGATGGGGAGCGGGCGAGCAGCCCGAGCAGCATTACCTGGTCGAGCCCCGCCACCTCGCCGGAGGCGGAGACATCCGGCACGTCTCGGAGTTCCTCCGTGCCGCCGGATGGGCCGACGAGTCGAAGACCGGCGGGCCGCTGGTCTTCGACAGCCCGGACCGTACGGTCCGCGTCGCATACAACCCCTTCGTACGGCCGGGTGGCTGGACGATCGCCGGCAAGGCCAACGGCCATGAGCCGGAGTGGAACGTCACCTTCACCCCGCAGACCCCGGTGGAAATCGTCGCCGGATTCAGCGACGCCCTCACCAAGTCGCGTTCCGCGCACGCCCCCAACCCGTGGGCACCACTCCAACAGCATGGGTGGGAGACGGAACGGGCCCGGCACTTCACCGCCGTCAGCCCAGACCGGAACGCATGGTTGCAGTTCCATCAGACCGGCGAGGGCCAGGCCCACTGGTGGGCCGGCGCCCGGACCGAGCACGGCCGGACTTGGGACGCCGTGCTCACCCCGAGCACACCGATGCACCTGGTCGAGGCGTTCTCGGCCGCGCTGGCCGACCCACAGCCGGTGATGCGCCCCCGCGGAAACATCCCGCCCTCCCGTTGGATCCGCACCACCTCGGTGTCCGTGCGACCCTCGGAGCTCGGCGCCTGGCAGCAGGCCCGGACAACAGCCGCCCGCGCCACGACCTGGGCCCGCAACTCATGGGCCTCCTCCCGTCAACACGCCCGTACTCCCACGCCCCACTCGTACGCGGTACCGGCCACGGGCACAACGCCAGCTCGGCCAGCCGCCGCAGCCACGCGGCCCACGCGCAGCCGCTAGACCGTCTCCCTCACCGCATAGGAGGACCTGCCCTGCCCGCACCGACCAGCACTCCCTCGGAGATGCACGGCCTGCTCCTGCGACAGCTGGAACTGTTCCTGATGGAGAGCCGGGAGATCCTTGCCGCCTGGGACGCCTACTCCGACGAGCACACCGACCCCGACGGCTGGCCGCACGACCCGCTCACATACGGCCGGCGCACGATGCGGCGTGACGCCGACACGTGGCGCTCGTTCAATCGGATCCGCTACGCGGCACGCGAGATGCTCGCCACAGCCGAAGTCCAGGTCCAGCAGCTCAACCCCGCATGCGTCCAGACCCGTTGGCCGTGGCAGCTGGCCGAACTCACCACAGCGCTCTCGCAGCTGGAGAAGCTTCAGGACGAATGGCTGGATAGGCGGGACGCGTTGACGCGCACGGCGGCGCTGCCGGGGGTCGAGGAGTTCGACGGCACCCTCGCCGAGCGCAACGAGGAGGCGTGGGCAGCCCTCGACACCTGGTCCGCCCAGGGCCATGCCCTCATCGAGATCCACGCTCTTGCGCTTACGGCCCCGTCCCCGATCCTGACCTCGGCCCCGAGACCCGCCCTCTCGCCGAAAGGCATTGGCCGTAAGGCGGGGAGACGCGGATGAACAGCAGCGTCGAGCAGGCGTTCATCTCACCCCGCTACCTCGCTGGCCCGGGGAATCCGGCCTGGGTCACCGTCCCGCTCCATGAGGCCGCCGGCTGGAGGCACGGCCACGACCCTCTTATGCCCCAGGTCATTCTCAGCAGCCCTGACCAGAAGACGCTGCTGCGTCTCGAACCCACCCCTGACGAGCCCTGGTGGTGCCTGACCCACTCCAGCGACTCCGACGGGCCCAGCTGGTACGCATCCTTCGGCGCCCGCACCCCCGGTCGAACTGATCGCGGCCGTCACCGACACCCTCACCGACCCCGGCTTCCGCGCCAGAGCAGCAACGGATCCGAACGAGCCCTTGCTGCGGGCCGGATGGGGCCGGGCCATGGAGGGCGGGCTGGCCTCGCCGGACGGCATCGTCCGAGTCGAGCGCTTCAACTACAGCGGCAGCGCCCACTGGTGCATCGAGACGGCGCTCAGCCAGGATCCCGAGCACCAGATCTGGCAGGCCCGCTTCGGGGGCAGCGCCCCCGCCCGCCTCGTCGCGGCCTTCACCCGGGCGCTGTCCGATCCCGAACCGCTACGGCGCTCGCCCGAGCAGCGTCCCGCCCTCGGTCGCAGCCGGATCACGCTCCGCTGGCAGGAGTGGCCCGCCGAACACATCGGCTACGCCCTGCGCGAGCGCGTCGACTTCCTCGCGTCCCGTCACGCCAGCACTCGCCCGCCACCGCCGCCCGCCCGGCCGCCGACGCCCCGGCGCCGCACCCGCTGACACCACCCCCGCCACACGCCCCGGGCCCGCCCCCGTTCAAGGAACCGCCGCCCCTTGCCCTCTTCCTCCACGTCCAGTTCCGACGGTTACGACATAGCCCTGAAGATATTCATCGGCGCTTTCGCCGTCGGCCTTCCGCTGGCCAACATCGCCTGGCTGGTGGGAAATCTCACCGCCTGGTTCGCTGGGGCGGGCCCATGGGCGCCGTACCAGCCGACCAACGCGCTCCTTCACCCCGAAGAGCTCTGGCCAGCAGCCGGAGAGGTGTCCCTGCTTGTCGGCACCCGAATTGTTCCCATCGCACTGACGCTCCTCCTCGCCGCCACCGTCGGCGCCCTGTGGCTCCGGTACAAGAACTCCTCCGGCGGCCGAAGGAAGGTCGACGGGATGGCGAAGGCTCGCGACATCGAACCGCTGCTGGCAAAGGCGATCGAGGCCAAGGCCCGCTCCCTGCGCCCGAGCCTGAGGAACACCAAGCCCCTCGCCCCGTCCGACACCGGCATCCTCCTGGGCAACCTCCAGGGGACGAAGCACGAAGTACGGATGGGGTTCGAGGACGTCGCCGTCGCCATCATGGCCCCGCGCTCCGGCAAGACCACCTCCCTCGCCATCCCATCGATCCTCGCCGCGCCGGGCCCGGTGCTGCTCACCTCGAACAAGGCCGCCGGCGACGCCTACACGGCCTGCCTCGACGCCCGGCGCCGGGTGGGGCGAGTGTGGTCGATGGACCCGCAGCAGATCGCCCACGCCCAGCGCACCATGTGGTGGAACCCCCTCGCCGACGCCAAGACCCTGGACGGCGCCGGGCGGCTCGCCGGCCACTTCCTCGCCGCGTCCGTCGACGCCTCCCAGCAGGGCGACTTCTGGTCCAAGGCCGGCAGCAACATCCTGAGCCAACTGTTCCTGGCCGCCGCCCTCGACGACCGGCCGATCACCGACGTCATGCAGTGGCTCGCCTTCCCCGCCGACCGCACCCCGCTCGACATCCTGCGCGACCATCGGTTCACCGCAGTCGCCTCGCAGCTCAAGGGCACTGTGGAGGGGCCACCGGAGACCAGGGATGGCATTTATGAGACGGCGAGGCAGTACGCCTCCGCCTTGCTGAACTCGGAGATCGCAGCCTGGGTCACCCCGCAGAAGGGCATCCCCGAGTTCCGCCCGGCTGAGTTCGTGACCTCGAGCGCCACCCTCTTCCTCCTGTCGAAGGACGGTGGCGGTGGAGCGAGCGCCCTCATCGCGGCGTGCGCGGACTCCGTCATGCGGGCCGCAACCACGCAGGCCGAGCGGGCCGGCGGCCGGCTCGACCCTCCGATGCTCGCGATCCTCGACGAGGCGGCCAACGTGTGCAAAATCTCGGACCTCCCCGATTTGTACTCGCACTTGGGGTCACGCGGGATCATCCCGATCACCATCT includes:
- a CDS encoding DUF317 domain-containing protein, which codes for MSKKQHPGWGAGEQPEQHYLVEPRHLAGGGDIRHVSEFLRAAGWADESKTGGPLVFDSPDRTVRVAYNPFVRPGGWTIAGKANGHEPEWNVTFTPQTPVEIVAGFSDALTKSRSAHAPNPWAPLQQHGWETERARHFTAVSPDRNAWLQFHQTGEGQAHWWAGARTEHGRTWDAVLTPSTPMHLVEAFSAALADPQPVMRPRGNIPPSRWIRTTSVSVRPSELGAWQQARTTAARATTWARNSWASSRQHARTPTPHSYAVPATGTTPARPAAAATRPTRSR
- a CDS encoding DUF317 domain-containing protein encodes the protein MEGGLASPDGIVRVERFNYSGSAHWCIETALSQDPEHQIWQARFGGSAPARLVAAFTRALSDPEPLRRSPEQRPALGRSRITLRWQEWPAEHIGYALRERVDFLASRHASTRPPPPPARPPTPRRRTR
- a CDS encoding type IV secretory system conjugative DNA transfer family protein; the encoded protein is MPSSSTSSSDGYDIALKIFIGAFAVGLPLANIAWLVGNLTAWFAGAGPWAPYQPTNALLHPEELWPAAGEVSLLVGTRIVPIALTLLLAATVGALWLRYKNSSGGRRKVDGMAKARDIEPLLAKAIEAKARSLRPSLRNTKPLAPSDTGILLGNLQGTKHEVRMGFEDVAVAIMAPRSGKTTSLAIPSILAAPGPVLLTSNKAAGDAYTACLDARRRVGRVWSMDPQQIAHAQRTMWWNPLADAKTLDGAGRLAGHFLAASVDASQQGDFWSKAGSNILSQLFLAAALDDRPITDVMQWLAFPADRTPLDILRDHRFTAVASQLKGTVEGPPETRDGIYETARQYASALLNSEIAAWVTPQKGIPEFRPAEFVTSSATLFLLSKDGGGGASALIAACADSVMRAATTQAERAGGRLDPPMLAILDEAANVCKISDLPDLYSHLGSRGIIPITILQSYRQGQKVWGDAGMDAMWSAATVKVIGSGIDDPDFADKLSRMIGDHDVETTSTSISDSGKSTSVSMRQERILPADAIRALPKGSALCLATGMRVAMLDLRPWYLEPGADQLAAASARASKAITTRAVAKSAPNQEDYGRAA